The genome window CAAAAGTGTCAACCGGCATGCCGCGTGACAGATAATACTCAAGATATGTAAAGCCATTGGACAATGTAAAGGCGACCTGTGAAATAGGATTTGCCCCTGCTTCGGCGATATGATAACCGGAAATAGAAACCGAATAAAAATTTCTGACATTGTTGTCAATAAAAAATTGCTGGATATCGCCCATCATCTTTAAGGCAAATTCTATCGAAAATATGCAGGTGTTCTGGCCCTGATCCTCTTTGAGGATATCAGCCTGGACAGTTCCGCGTACATTCGACAAGGCCATGGCGCGGATATTCTCATATTCCTCCTGGGAGGGATCCATCCCCTTCTCATTTTTATACTTGTCCACCTCCAGATCAATGGCGGTGTTCATGAACATGGCCAGCATTATAGGCGCAGGTCCGTTGATTGTCATGGATACAGAGGTGTTTGGTGCGCAGAGATCAAATCCGCTATAAAGCACTTTGACATCATCCAGGGTACAAACACTGACACCGGAGTTGCCTATTTTACCGTAAATATCCAGCCGGCGGTCAGGATTGTAACCATACAGGGTAACGGAATCAAAAGCAGTGGAGAGTCGTTTGGCTTCATAATTGGCGGATAACAGCCTGAATCTGGCATTGGTTTTAAAGGGATCGCCTTCGCCGGCAAACATGCGGGTCGGATCCTCTCCGACACGTTTCATCGGGAAGACACCGGCTGTATAAGGAAAGTAGCCGGGCAGATTCTCTCTTCTCATCCACCTGTATATTTCACCCGGATCTTTAAAATCCGGCAGAACGATTTTTGGAATCTTAAGGTGTGAAAGTGATTCAGTGTAAAGTGGAATCCTTATCTCGCGATCACGGACAGTATAAACCAGTTCATCCTTGCTGTAAGCAGCCTTAATTGTTTCCCATTCATCCAGAAGTTCCTCAGTCTCTTTGTCCAGATGTTTTTTTGCCTCAGATAGCTCCTCCTTGAGCCGGGATAACAGATTTGCAGCATCATCGTCCTTGCCGCTATCTTCCAAAACATTTATGGTTTCGCGCAGGTGCCAAGCCTTGCGAACCGCATCTGACTGTTTTTCCGTTTGCTTATGATAATTCCTGACAGTATCAGAAATTTCAGTGAGATATCTCGATCGCTCAGACGGAATAATGATTGTTTTGGACGAGGATATTTTTTTGTCGGGTCGGGGAAGTTTTGAGCGCAGTTTAATGCCTGTTTTTTTCTCAAAAAATTCGAGAACGGCATAATACATGGCTGTTACGCCGTCGTCATTGAACTTGGATGCGATTGTTCCGAAAACCGGCATATCTTCAAGTTGTTTATCCCATGCTTCCAGATTACGCTGAACCTGTTTTCTTACATCCCTCAACGCATCTTCACTACCCCGTTTTTCAAATTTGTTCACTACAACCAGGTCGGCATAATCAAGCATGTCTATTTTTTCCAGTTGCGATGGAGCGCCGAATTCGCTCGTCATCACATAAATGGAAAGATCCACCATTTCCGAAATACTTGAATCGCCCTGTCCTATTCCAGCCGTTTCAGCTATAACGAGATCAAAGCCAGCGGATTTAGCAACTTCAATGGCTTCCGGCAAAGCTCCGGCAACTTCTGAACGTGAGCCTCTTGTGGCAAGACTGCGCATATAAACACTGGGCGTTTCAATGGCATTCATGCGAATACGGTCGCCCAAAAGAGCTCCCCCGGTTTTGCGTCTTGACGGATCTGAGCTTATGATGGCAATCTTTATGTTTTTAAAATCATGCAGGATTCGCTGCACAAGTTCATCGGTCAGGGATGATTTTCCAGCACCGCCTGTGCCGGTAATACCGATTACAGCCGTTTTGTGACCACCTGGATGTTTTGAAAGCGCTACTTTAAGCTTATCTAACTGTCCGTTACCACAGGCCTTGGCCTGGACGACAGCAGTTATAAGTTTTGCAATCAGCGGTTTATTTTCTGTTGATAAATTCGAAATATCAATATTATCATCTTCAACAGTAGAATAATCCATGGCTTTAACCATATGGTTAATAATTCCCTGGAGTCCCATTTTAGCGCCGTCTTCCGGGGAATATATTTTGGTAACACCATATTCTTCCAGTTCCTTGATTTCATCAGGGACTATTACACCCCCCCCCCCGCCAAAAATCTTGATATGGGAAGCGCCTTTTTTTTTTAACATATCCACCATATATTTAAAAAATTCCATATGGCCGCCCTGATAACTGGAAAGAGCCATGCCCTGCACATCTTCTTCAATGGCTGCATCAACAAACTCTTCAACGGAACGGTTATGTCCAAGATGAATAACCTCCGCGCCGGTGTTCTGGAGAATCCTCCGCATAATATTGATTGACGCATCATGGCCGTCAAATAATGACGTAGCAGTAACAATTCTGATATTATTCTTAGGCTTGTAAACTTCCACTTCCATTGGTTGCTCCTTTGACTTATAAAGATGACTTATAAAGAGTTATATAGATTGCCACATAAATAATTTCACTGCGTTATCGGTCGTCGGAGGGGTTCAAGATTTTGAACCCCTACTATATCTTGTACCAAATTTTAAAATCAGGTTATTATCTGACAATCTATATATCTATATTTTTTTTAAATTGATGATATTGATATATCCTATACATTCTTTTTATAAAAATTAAAAGACATTTGCATGGTGTCACCAATATTTTTCATATTCATGAAGCTATCGGCATTCAATTTTTCCCGAATTCCCAGGATATTAATTGTTGATTTGGTCGTTTTTTTATAAACGGGCATGCAAGGGCTCAGGTTTAAGTCTCACTTAAAAATAATTTTACATTTTTACATCGCATTTTTAGGTTAAATCTAAGTGCAAATTATGTGAATTTATTTTTCAGCGAGGCCTTAGGTGTTAACCTAAACATCGGGCAGAGTGTAGCTATAGATTGTCACATAAATAATTTCACTGCGTTATCGGTCGTCGGAGTAGGGGTTCAAGATTTTGAACCCCTACTATATCTTGTACCAAATTTTAAAATCAGGTTATTATCTGACAATCTATATCTGTTTTGTGCCTGTTGCTTATGAAGCTTTTTTTACTTCTTTCAGCCAAGGCCTTTCAGTAAAAAAAGTAGCAATACTTTCCAGGGAAGAACCAACAGGGAAAACCTTGGTTATCCCGAGTTCCAGTAATTTCGGGATATCCTGGCGCGGGATAACGCCCCCTATGGTAACAGGGATATCACCAATGCCCTCCATTTTAAGTTTATCCATCAATTTTCTACTCAACTCAAGATGAACACCGGATAATACACTCAAAGCTATTATGTCCACATCTTCCTGAACAGCCGCTTTGACAATTTGGTCAATGCTTCTTCTCAGACCTGTATAAATAATTTCGACACCAGAATCGCGCAACAAAGAAGCAACGATTTTAATACCTTTATCATGTCCGTCCAAACCCGGTTTTCCTAATAAAACTCTTAAAGGTGCAATATTATTCTGCAATTTTTTTACTCCTCCTGCTCATTGGTTATAATTAAAAATTTGCGATAATTTAACATTCAAAAAATTACTTCAATTAAAAAATTTCCTGATATTCACCGAACACGTCTCTTAAAGCCCCGCAAATTTCTCCCAATGTGGCATATTCGTGCACAGCCAAAAGTATAGGCCCCATAAGATTGCCTGATGTTTCGGCAACACGCTTGATTTCATCTAACAGCATTTCCACCTGCTTATTGTTCCTGTTCTTTTTTGTCTCTTCTAAACGTACTACTTGACGATCTCTAATAGTCGTATCCGCCAGTGTAATGTCTATATCGGCTTCGTCTTCGTCAGAGACAAATTTATTCACACCAACCAGTACACTTTCACCTGATTCAATCTTTTTGGCTTCTTCGTAGGACTGGCGCGCTATATCTCTTGGAATGGATCCGTCGCTGATACCTTTTACCATACCACCGTATTCTTCGATCTTGGCCATCTCTTTTTCGACTTCTTTTTCAATTTTATCTGTCATGGCTTCAAGAAAATAAGAACCTCCCATGGGATCAGCCACAGCAGCAATATCTGTTTCATAACCGATGATCTGCTGGGTTCTGAGGGCAATTCGCTGGGACTGCTCGGTCGGAATGGCATAAGCTTCATCATAAGCAGTACAATGAATTGCCTGACATCCGGAAAGAGACGCCACAAGACTCATAATAGCTCCCCTGGCTATATTATTCAATGGTTCTTTATCTGTAAAAGAAGAAGCCGAACACCCTGTAAACATCCGCAGTTTCATTGATTTGGGGTTTTTGGCATTAAACCTGTTTTTCATTATTTTGGCCCAAAGCTTTCTCATGGCCCGAAATTTGGCAACTTCTTCAAACATTCTCATGCCGCTGCACATCAGAAAGCTCAGGCGCGGAGCAAATTCATCAACATCAATACCTCTTTTTAAGACCTCTTCCACATAAGCAATTGCATCCGATAAACAGTAGGCCACTTCCTGAACCATGCTGCATCCGGCTTCACGCATATGATAACCACATATGCTGATAGTGTTCATTTTGGGGACTTCAGTACGGCAATATTCAATAATATCACCGATAAGTCTCATGGAAGGAGTCGGAGGATAGATATAGGTCCCTCTTGCAAGATATTCTTTTAAAATATCATTTTGCA of Desulfosarcina sp. BuS5 contains these proteins:
- a CDS encoding cobalamin B12-binding domain-containing protein, coding for MQNNIAPLRVLLGKPGLDGHDKGIKIVASLLRDSGVEIIYTGLRRSIDQIVKAAVQEDVDIIALSVLSGVHLELSRKLMDKLKMEGIGDIPVTIGGVIPRQDIPKLLELGITKVFPVGSSLESIATFFTERPWLKEVKKAS
- a CDS encoding acyl-CoA mutase large subunit family protein, with protein sequence MDQLQEISEKKEKWYEANVTNSRFKPRDVKSSWGEELDVVYTPDNLAGIDYLNDIGLPGEFPFVRGVQPTMYRGRLWTMRQYAGIGNPEETNVLYKELLSKGQTGLSVAFDLPSQIGYDSDDPTVEEEVGRVGVAVDSLKDIEIIFEGIPLDKITTSFTVNPTSAVILAMYVALAQKRNISLDKIGGTLQNDILKEYLARGTYIYPPTPSMRLIGDIIEYCRTEVPKMNTISICGYHMREAGCSMVQEVAYCLSDAIAYVEEVLKRGIDVDEFAPRLSFLMCSGMRMFEEVAKFRAMRKLWAKIMKNRFNAKNPKSMKLRMFTGCSASSFTDKEPLNNIARGAIMSLVASLSGCQAIHCTAYDEAYAIPTEQSQRIALRTQQIIGYETDIAAVADPMGGSYFLEAMTDKIEKEVEKEMAKIEEYGGMVKGISDGSIPRDIARQSYEEAKKIESGESVLVGVNKFVSDEDEADIDITLADTTIRDRQVVRLEETKKNRNNKQVEMLLDEIKRVAETSGNLMGPILLAVHEYATLGEICGALRDVFGEYQEIF
- the icmF gene encoding fused isobutyryl-CoA mutase/GTPase IcmF, which encodes MEVEVYKPKNNIRIVTATSLFDGHDASINIMRRILQNTGAEVIHLGHNRSVEEFVDAAIEEDVQGMALSSYQGGHMEFFKYMVDMLKKKGASHIKIFGGGGGVIVPDEIKELEEYGVTKIYSPEDGAKMGLQGIINHMVKAMDYSTVEDDNIDISNLSTENKPLIAKLITAVVQAKACGNGQLDKLKVALSKHPGGHKTAVIGITGTGGAGKSSLTDELVQRILHDFKNIKIAIISSDPSRRKTGGALLGDRIRMNAIETPSVYMRSLATRGSRSEVAGALPEAIEVAKSAGFDLVIAETAGIGQGDSSISEMVDLSIYVMTSEFGAPSQLEKIDMLDYADLVVVNKFEKRGSEDALRDVRKQVQRNLEAWDKQLEDMPVFGTIASKFNDDGVTAMYYAVLEFFEKKTGIKLRSKLPRPDKKISSSKTIIIPSERSRYLTEISDTVRNYHKQTEKQSDAVRKAWHLRETINVLEDSGKDDDAANLLSRLKEELSEAKKHLDKETEELLDEWETIKAAYSKDELVYTVRDREIRIPLYTESLSHLKIPKIVLPDFKDPGEIYRWMRRENLPGYFPYTAGVFPMKRVGEDPTRMFAGEGDPFKTNARFRLLSANYEAKRLSTAFDSVTLYGYNPDRRLDIYGKIGNSGVSVCTLDDVKVLYSGFDLCAPNTSVSMTINGPAPIMLAMFMNTAIDLEVDKYKNEKGMDPSQEEYENIRAMALSNVRGTVQADILKEDQGQNTCIFSIEFALKMMGDIQQFFIDNNVRNFYSVSISGYHIAEAGANPISQVAFTLSNGFTYLEYYLSRGMPVDTFAPSLSYFFSNGMDPEYTVIGRVARRIWSIALREKYGASALSQKLKYHVQTSGRSLHSQDIQFNDIRTTLQALCAIYDNCNSLHTNSYDEAITTPSRESVRRALAIQLIINREWGLAKNENMNQGSFVVEELTALVEEAILSEFDRITERGGVLGAMETGYQRSKIQEESMYYEGLKHTGEFPIVGVNMFQDTETNLEEGAAELELARATDDEKESQLKRLADFHKLHEKEAPEALLSLQRVALEDGNIFAELMDTVRVCSLGQITEALYGVGGQYRRNM